From the genome of Uranotaenia lowii strain MFRU-FL chromosome 1, ASM2978415v1, whole genome shotgun sequence, one region includes:
- the LOC129740732 gene encoding chaoptin isoform X2: MPRGNGGLEYVMKLGYTLVFVTVGIMIWASLARAREIDISQHPPCSFNALCTCSKSAPDLGVVDCRDVLFPAIPMVINSSKLFMLHMDNTGLREIEPYFFQTTGLYRLDISNNPITEVPDEAFCGLERSLWELTLENNRLIEVPSRAIRDLKKLRMLNLRGNDISLVEPGAFRGLEKSLQSLVLADNSITQILPASVSGLPNLDSIDLSGNNLARIDPAAFKDGLTKLSKVYLADNLLTHIPYGALQPLRQLRTLDLSNNLLRTLVPDDDDAKVTFKFNLDVLLLQYNSIEEIPAMSFSYFDTINSTFLDGNPINHIFDNAFRQAKIRELYIRHCGLDFISPEAFDGLETSLQVLDLSGNNITHLADDLFRGFDNLRFLNLKDNLVKQMDHLNMSPFAGLNLFKLDSTGNDNQPFTLKELSAMKNLRSLATSHLTALTLSPEDFANFSPELEELRITRAGLKSLKNRCFTHLRGLKRLDLSENRIDSIEPNAFTEIGHSLVSLRISHGLGQQMLQVPHEAFRQLTAVEALDLSNNKLKSLNENSFHFMRNLVSVELHDNQIDVLQKGTFQGDIHNKLAMISLRYNNLKQIPSHSFVDLEELSALYLDDNRIESIDKRAFMNLDNLKHLNLRGNRLNRIAEEAFQNLPELEKLDLAYNLLTVFDFDFFDQVGSLTSLEVDASHNRIKVLGESFDQNGNSNESSPMFATHTSISNGRNDHVVAHTNIKALDLSNNNISKIVGGYFKPLELSIMRLSLAGNKLTNTSREVFGNMPHLQWLNLENNAINDVDFDTFRYTRKLQVLKMSNNMISEIPTDLFRNVKGLRILELAFNNLKYLPDSLILEEGLERLDLSHNQFTKIPVSSLSNLAALALCELDLSHNHIGAIHSIDLSNKFRSLSVLDLSHNRLVRLEDAAFATLPRLSLLDLSHNDELEVMGKAFVGLENSLIELRLSNISLSSVPELANPTLRILKISHNNLPTIPPELAANMSSLRELDLSENDLTHVPLITHSLPNLKSLSLAGNPITIMTNTSLLGAADTLEYLDIANLNLNGIENGILNKLNFLRTLRISSYPSIQHFNIPRILENAANLRELWIEALKTSSDGSSSSAKTSKPVSASSSDLRREMEGLLPKKLKSITFGGQGFNKLADSVLKGVQAANLEITFYNTSLASLPSNFFKNIGKAVRNISLDLEYSNDLLQSVPNPNSAHFLHLPEYVFLTNLRISGNTLACDCELGWVEFWQRKRRQYMCPAQPWTENSSFNSYFKHQLSSVMMSGNNQDCEQSADDLREATCSNKKDESLLDVLKKDLECGWGSAAPRLGVVPAIAFVSVFVVLMM, translated from the exons TCATGCTGCACATGGACAATACGGGTTTGCGAGAAATAGAACCTTACTTCTTCCAAACTACTGGGTTGTATCGGTTGGATATTTCCAACAATCCGATTACCGAAGTTCCCGATGAAGCATTCTGTGGTCTAGAGAGATCACTCTGGGAGCTGACCCTGGAAAACAATCGCCTTATAGAAGTTCCTTCGCGAGCTATACGAGACCTCAAGAAACTTCGAATGCTCAACCTGAGAGGAAACGACATATCGCTCGTTGAACCTGGTGCCTTCCGAGGGCTGGAGAAGTCTTTACAATCTCTGGTCCTTGCCGACAACTCCATCACACAAATTCTTCCAGCCAGTGTCAGTGGTCTGCCGAATCTGGATAGCATTGATCTCAGTGGGAATAACCTGGCCCGGATAGACCCCGCTGCTTTTAAAGATGGACTAACCAAGCTATCCAAGGTTTACCTAGCAGATAACCTACTGACGCATATTCCATATGGTGCACTACAACCTTTGCGACAACTACGAACCCTAGACCTGTCCAACAACCTACTCCGTACACTCGTCCCCGATGATGACGACGCCAAGGTTACATTCAAGTTCAACCTGGACGTGCTTCTGTTGCAGTACAACTCCATCGAAGAAATACCGGCCATGTCTTTCAGCTATTTTGACACGATCAACTCGACCTTCCTTGATGGCAATCCGATCAATCACATTTTCGATAATGCCTTCCGGCAGGCTAAGATTCGAGAGCTCTACATCCGACACTGTGGTCTAGATTTCATTTCACCTGAAGCTTTCGACGGCCTGGAGACATCGCTGCAAGTACTGGACCTTTCCGGAAACAACATAACTCACCTTGCCGACGATCTGTTCCGGGGGTTCGATAATCTTAG ATTCCTCAACCTCAAGGATAACTTGGTCAAACAGATGGACCACCTCAACATGTCTCCCTTCGCTGGGCTCAATTTGTTCAAGCTGGACAGCACCGGTAACGACAATCAACCCTTCACCCTGAAGGAGCTTTCGGCCATGAAAAACCTACGATCACTCGCCACATCCCATCTCACCGCGCTCACTCTCAGTCCGGAAGACTTCGCCAACTTCAGCCCGGAGCTGGAAGAGCTTCGCATCACCCGAGCCGGCCTTAAATCGCTCAAAAATCGCTGCTTCACCCATCTACGAGGTCTCAAACGGCTGGACCTCAGTGAAAACCGAATCGATAGCATCGAACCGAACGCCTTCACCGAAATCGGTCACTCGCTAGTATCCCTAAGAATATCTCACGGACTAGGCCAACAAATGCTCCAAGTTCCGCACGAAGCGTTCCGTCAGCTGACAGCCGTCGAAGCGCTAGACCTCAGCAACAACAAGCTCAAATCGCTCAACGAAAACAGCTTCCACTTCATGCGGAACCTCGTGAGTGTGGAACTGCACGATAACCAGATTGACGTCCTTCAAAAAGGAACGTTCCAGGGCGACATCCACAACAAACTGGCCATGATCTCGCTGCGCTACAACAACCTGAAGCAGATTCCGTCCCATTCGTTTGTCGATTTGGAAGAGCTGAGTGCGCTCTATCTGGATGACAATCGAATTGAGTCGATCGACAAGCGCGCGTTTATGAATCTGGACAATTTGAAGCACCTGAATCTTAGGGGGAACCGGTTGAACCGTATTGCTGAGGAAGCTTTTCAG AACCTTCCCGAACTGGAGAAGCTGGACCTCGCTTACAACCTTCTCACGGTGTTTGACTTCGATTTCTTCGACCAG GTCGGTTCTTTAACATCACTGGAAGTGGACGCTAGCCACAATCGCATCAAGGTGCTGGGAGAATCTTTCGATCAGAACGGAAACAGTAACGAATCTTCACCGATGTTTGCTACCCATACGTCGATTAGCAACGGACGAAACGACCACGTGGTGGCGCATACCAACATCAAGGCACTGGATTTGTCGAATAACAATATTTCCAAGATTGTCGGAGGCTATTTCAAGCCGTTGGAGCTGTCCATCATGAGGTTATCGCTGGCCGGAAACAAACTGACCAATACGAGTCGGGAGGTGTTTGGAAACATGCCCCATTTGCAGTGGTTGAATTTGGAGAACAATGCCATCAACGATGTagattttgacacttttagatACACGAGGAAGTTACAGGTTTTGAAGATGTCGAATAACATGATATCGGAAATTCCGACGGATTTGTTCCGCAATGTCAAGGGATTGAGGATTTTGGAACTTGCattcaacaatttgaaatatCTTCCCGATAGTTTGATTCTTGAAGAGGGTTTGGAACGCTTGGATCTGTCCCACAACCAGTTTACAAAGATTCCCGTGAGTTCGTTGTCAAATCTTGCGGCTCTGGCATTATGCGAACTGGACTTGAGTCACAACCACATAGGCGCCATTCACAGCATTGATCTGTCAAATAAGTTTAGG AGCCTCTCCGTATTGGACCTGTCTCACAATCGCTTGGTACGCCTGGAGGATGCAGCATTCGCCACTCTGCCTCGTTTATCGTTGCTGGATCTATCCCACAACGATGAACTCGAGGTAATGGGTAAGGCCTTTGTCGGTCTCGAAAACAGTCTCATCGAGCTGCGTCTATCGAATATTTCGCTGAGTTCTGTTCCCGAATTGGCCAATCCCACGCTTCGAATTCTGAAAATTTCTCACAACAATCTACCAACCATCCCGCCGGAGCTGGCGGCTAACATGTCGTCGCTACGGGAGTTGGATCTGTCAGAGAATGACCTCACCCACGTGCCATTGATCACTCATTCTTTACCGAATTTGAA atCTTTATCTCTGGCTGGAAATCCCATCACAATTATGACCAACACCAGTCTTCTGGGAGCTGCAGATACCCTCGAATACCTAGACATTGCGAATCTCAACCTTAACGGCATTGAG AACGGCATTCTCAACAAGTTGAACTTCCTGAGAACCCTTCGAATTTCATCGTACCCAAGTATTCAACATTTCAACATTCCTCGAATTTTGGAAAACGCTGCCAACCTCAGGGAACTGTGGATCGAAGCCCTCAAAACGTCTTCGGATGGATCGTCGAGCAGCGCAAAAACTTCGAAACCGGTTTCGGCCTCATCCAGTGATCTTCGGCGTGAAATGGAAGGTCTGCTTCCGAAAAAGCTGAAGAGTATCACTTTCGGAGGTCAAGGCTTCAACAAACTGGCTGACAGCGTGTTGAAGGGTGTTCAAGCCGCCAATCTTGAGATCACCTTCTACAACACATCGCTGGCCAGCTTACCAagcaatttcttcaaaaacattggAAAAGCAGTTCGGAACATTTCCCTGGATCTGGAGTATAGTAACGATCTACTTCAATCGGTACCCAATCCAAACTCTGCACATTTTCTACATCTACCAGAATACGTTTTCTTAACAAATCTACGAATCTCTGGAAATACGCTAGCATGTGATTGTGAACTTGG ATGGGTCGAATTCTGGCAGCGCAAACGCCGTCAATACATGTGCCCAGCCCAACCGTGGACCGAGAATAGCAGCTTCAACAGCTACTTCAAGCACCAGCTGTCGTCGGTGATGATGTCCGGTAACAATCAAGACTGCGAACAATCCGCAGATGACTTGCGAGAGGCCACCTGCAGCAATAAAAAGGACGAAAGTCTGCTGGACGTCCTGAAAAAAGATCTGGAATGTGGCTGGGGAAGTGCGGCACCCCGTCTCGGAGTCGTACCGGCGATAGCCTTCGTGTCGGTGTTCGTGGTGTTGATGATGTGA
- the LOC129740732 gene encoding chaoptin isoform X1 has protein sequence MPRGNGGLEYVMKLGYTLVFVTVGIMIWASLARAREIDISQHPPCSFNALCTCSKSAPDLGVVDCRDVLFPAIPMVINSSKLFMLHMDNTGLREIEPYFFQTTGLYRLDISNNPITEVPDEAFCGLERSLWELTLENNRLIEVPSRAIRDLKKLRMLNLRGNDISLVEPGAFRGLEKSLQSLVLADNSITQILPASVSGLPNLDSIDLSGNNLARIDPAAFKDGLTKLSKVYLADNLLTHIPYGALQPLRQLRTLDLSNNLLRTLVPDDDDAKVTFKFNLDVLLLQYNSIEEIPAMSFSYFDTINSTFLDGNPINHIFDNAFRQAKIRELYIRHCGLDFISPEAFDGLETSLQVLDLSGNNITHLADDLFRGFDNLRFLNLKDNLVKQMDHLNMSPFAGLNLFKLDSTGNDNQPFTLKELSAMKNLRSLATSHLTALTLSPEDFANFSPELEELRITRAGLKSLKNRCFTHLRGLKRLDLSENRIDSIEPNAFTEIGHSLVSLRISHGLGQQMLQVPHEAFRQLTAVEALDLSNNKLKSLNENSFHFMRNLVSVELHDNQIDVLQKGTFQGDIHNKLAMISLRYNNLKQIPSHSFVDLEELSALYLDDNRIESIDKRAFMNLDNLKHLNLRGNRLNRIAEEAFQNLPELEKLDLAYNLLTVFDFDFFDQVGSLTSLEVDASHNRIKVLGESFDQNGNSNESSPMFATHTSISNGRNDHVVAHTNIKALDLSNNNISKIVGGYFKPLELSIMRLSLAGNKLTNTSREVFGNMPHLQWLNLENNAINDVDFDTFRYTRKLQVLKMSNNMISEIPTDLFRNVKGLRILELAFNNLKYLPDSLILEEGLERLDLSHNQFTKIPVSSLSNLAALALCELDLSHNHIGAIHSIDLSNKFRSLSVLDLSHNRLVRLEDAAFATLPRLSLLDLSHNDELEVMGKAFVGLENSLIELRLSNISLSSVPELANPTLRILKISHNNLPTIPPELAANMSSLRELDLSENDLTHVPLITHSLPNLKSLSLAGNPITIMTNTSLLGAADTLEYLDIANLNLNGIEVNGILNKLNFLRTLRISSYPSIQHFNIPRILENAANLRELWIEALKTSSDGSSSSAKTSKPVSASSSDLRREMEGLLPKKLKSITFGGQGFNKLADSVLKGVQAANLEITFYNTSLASLPSNFFKNIGKAVRNISLDLEYSNDLLQSVPNPNSAHFLHLPEYVFLTNLRISGNTLACDCELGWVEFWQRKRRQYMCPAQPWTENSSFNSYFKHQLSSVMMSGNNQDCEQSADDLREATCSNKKDESLLDVLKKDLECGWGSAAPRLGVVPAIAFVSVFVVLMM, from the exons TCATGCTGCACATGGACAATACGGGTTTGCGAGAAATAGAACCTTACTTCTTCCAAACTACTGGGTTGTATCGGTTGGATATTTCCAACAATCCGATTACCGAAGTTCCCGATGAAGCATTCTGTGGTCTAGAGAGATCACTCTGGGAGCTGACCCTGGAAAACAATCGCCTTATAGAAGTTCCTTCGCGAGCTATACGAGACCTCAAGAAACTTCGAATGCTCAACCTGAGAGGAAACGACATATCGCTCGTTGAACCTGGTGCCTTCCGAGGGCTGGAGAAGTCTTTACAATCTCTGGTCCTTGCCGACAACTCCATCACACAAATTCTTCCAGCCAGTGTCAGTGGTCTGCCGAATCTGGATAGCATTGATCTCAGTGGGAATAACCTGGCCCGGATAGACCCCGCTGCTTTTAAAGATGGACTAACCAAGCTATCCAAGGTTTACCTAGCAGATAACCTACTGACGCATATTCCATATGGTGCACTACAACCTTTGCGACAACTACGAACCCTAGACCTGTCCAACAACCTACTCCGTACACTCGTCCCCGATGATGACGACGCCAAGGTTACATTCAAGTTCAACCTGGACGTGCTTCTGTTGCAGTACAACTCCATCGAAGAAATACCGGCCATGTCTTTCAGCTATTTTGACACGATCAACTCGACCTTCCTTGATGGCAATCCGATCAATCACATTTTCGATAATGCCTTCCGGCAGGCTAAGATTCGAGAGCTCTACATCCGACACTGTGGTCTAGATTTCATTTCACCTGAAGCTTTCGACGGCCTGGAGACATCGCTGCAAGTACTGGACCTTTCCGGAAACAACATAACTCACCTTGCCGACGATCTGTTCCGGGGGTTCGATAATCTTAG ATTCCTCAACCTCAAGGATAACTTGGTCAAACAGATGGACCACCTCAACATGTCTCCCTTCGCTGGGCTCAATTTGTTCAAGCTGGACAGCACCGGTAACGACAATCAACCCTTCACCCTGAAGGAGCTTTCGGCCATGAAAAACCTACGATCACTCGCCACATCCCATCTCACCGCGCTCACTCTCAGTCCGGAAGACTTCGCCAACTTCAGCCCGGAGCTGGAAGAGCTTCGCATCACCCGAGCCGGCCTTAAATCGCTCAAAAATCGCTGCTTCACCCATCTACGAGGTCTCAAACGGCTGGACCTCAGTGAAAACCGAATCGATAGCATCGAACCGAACGCCTTCACCGAAATCGGTCACTCGCTAGTATCCCTAAGAATATCTCACGGACTAGGCCAACAAATGCTCCAAGTTCCGCACGAAGCGTTCCGTCAGCTGACAGCCGTCGAAGCGCTAGACCTCAGCAACAACAAGCTCAAATCGCTCAACGAAAACAGCTTCCACTTCATGCGGAACCTCGTGAGTGTGGAACTGCACGATAACCAGATTGACGTCCTTCAAAAAGGAACGTTCCAGGGCGACATCCACAACAAACTGGCCATGATCTCGCTGCGCTACAACAACCTGAAGCAGATTCCGTCCCATTCGTTTGTCGATTTGGAAGAGCTGAGTGCGCTCTATCTGGATGACAATCGAATTGAGTCGATCGACAAGCGCGCGTTTATGAATCTGGACAATTTGAAGCACCTGAATCTTAGGGGGAACCGGTTGAACCGTATTGCTGAGGAAGCTTTTCAG AACCTTCCCGAACTGGAGAAGCTGGACCTCGCTTACAACCTTCTCACGGTGTTTGACTTCGATTTCTTCGACCAG GTCGGTTCTTTAACATCACTGGAAGTGGACGCTAGCCACAATCGCATCAAGGTGCTGGGAGAATCTTTCGATCAGAACGGAAACAGTAACGAATCTTCACCGATGTTTGCTACCCATACGTCGATTAGCAACGGACGAAACGACCACGTGGTGGCGCATACCAACATCAAGGCACTGGATTTGTCGAATAACAATATTTCCAAGATTGTCGGAGGCTATTTCAAGCCGTTGGAGCTGTCCATCATGAGGTTATCGCTGGCCGGAAACAAACTGACCAATACGAGTCGGGAGGTGTTTGGAAACATGCCCCATTTGCAGTGGTTGAATTTGGAGAACAATGCCATCAACGATGTagattttgacacttttagatACACGAGGAAGTTACAGGTTTTGAAGATGTCGAATAACATGATATCGGAAATTCCGACGGATTTGTTCCGCAATGTCAAGGGATTGAGGATTTTGGAACTTGCattcaacaatttgaaatatCTTCCCGATAGTTTGATTCTTGAAGAGGGTTTGGAACGCTTGGATCTGTCCCACAACCAGTTTACAAAGATTCCCGTGAGTTCGTTGTCAAATCTTGCGGCTCTGGCATTATGCGAACTGGACTTGAGTCACAACCACATAGGCGCCATTCACAGCATTGATCTGTCAAATAAGTTTAGG AGCCTCTCCGTATTGGACCTGTCTCACAATCGCTTGGTACGCCTGGAGGATGCAGCATTCGCCACTCTGCCTCGTTTATCGTTGCTGGATCTATCCCACAACGATGAACTCGAGGTAATGGGTAAGGCCTTTGTCGGTCTCGAAAACAGTCTCATCGAGCTGCGTCTATCGAATATTTCGCTGAGTTCTGTTCCCGAATTGGCCAATCCCACGCTTCGAATTCTGAAAATTTCTCACAACAATCTACCAACCATCCCGCCGGAGCTGGCGGCTAACATGTCGTCGCTACGGGAGTTGGATCTGTCAGAGAATGACCTCACCCACGTGCCATTGATCACTCATTCTTTACCGAATTTGAA atCTTTATCTCTGGCTGGAAATCCCATCACAATTATGACCAACACCAGTCTTCTGGGAGCTGCAGATACCCTCGAATACCTAGACATTGCGAATCTCAACCTTAACGGCATTGAGGTA AACGGCATTCTCAACAAGTTGAACTTCCTGAGAACCCTTCGAATTTCATCGTACCCAAGTATTCAACATTTCAACATTCCTCGAATTTTGGAAAACGCTGCCAACCTCAGGGAACTGTGGATCGAAGCCCTCAAAACGTCTTCGGATGGATCGTCGAGCAGCGCAAAAACTTCGAAACCGGTTTCGGCCTCATCCAGTGATCTTCGGCGTGAAATGGAAGGTCTGCTTCCGAAAAAGCTGAAGAGTATCACTTTCGGAGGTCAAGGCTTCAACAAACTGGCTGACAGCGTGTTGAAGGGTGTTCAAGCCGCCAATCTTGAGATCACCTTCTACAACACATCGCTGGCCAGCTTACCAagcaatttcttcaaaaacattggAAAAGCAGTTCGGAACATTTCCCTGGATCTGGAGTATAGTAACGATCTACTTCAATCGGTACCCAATCCAAACTCTGCACATTTTCTACATCTACCAGAATACGTTTTCTTAACAAATCTACGAATCTCTGGAAATACGCTAGCATGTGATTGTGAACTTGG ATGGGTCGAATTCTGGCAGCGCAAACGCCGTCAATACATGTGCCCAGCCCAACCGTGGACCGAGAATAGCAGCTTCAACAGCTACTTCAAGCACCAGCTGTCGTCGGTGATGATGTCCGGTAACAATCAAGACTGCGAACAATCCGCAGATGACTTGCGAGAGGCCACCTGCAGCAATAAAAAGGACGAAAGTCTGCTGGACGTCCTGAAAAAAGATCTGGAATGTGGCTGGGGAAGTGCGGCACCCCGTCTCGGAGTCGTACCGGCGATAGCCTTCGTGTCGGTGTTCGTGGTGTTGATGATGTGA
- the LOC129740733 gene encoding probable rRNA-processing protein EBP2 homolog: MPEFDVSGDESDSSYVSYDEDDELREALAKGLLKPGLNVIPKDKQEPVNNVPKLKSALETLILKAPWVERLDLVNDLAPLTPELAIQIEKHEQKRENQFKGNKKIPYVAPQSDPVLNDFKREILFHRQAQAAVVEGIKRLHELNIVTKRPDDYFAEMAKTDEHMQRIRKVLLAKQEGIAKSERARQLREQRRIGKLIQRQATEKRDEERRKMLNDIKKFRKGKLSNLDFLDDDEEGGAGGAGRKKKNAGRGSANKKQPNAKRKAKNAKFGFGGKKKGTKRNNKESFLNDGPKKKAGMKKGGGGGGAGGKRLGKNRRAQMKSRGK; the protein is encoded by the exons ATGCCTGAATTCGACGTTTCCGGCGATGAATCGGACTCCAGCTACGTGAGCTACGATGAGGATGACGAG CTGCGGGAAGCATTGGCAAAAGGTCTGCTGAAACCAGGTCTAAACGTGATTCCCAAAGACAAACAGGAACCCGTAAATAACGTGCCGAAACTAAAATCTGCCCTGGAAACGCTAATCCTGAAAGCACCCTGGGTAGAACGACTGGATTTGGTTAACGATTTGGCCCCTCTAACTCCGGAGCTAGCCATCCAGATCGAAAAGCACGAGCAAAAACGGGAAAATCAATTCAAGGGTAACAAAAAGATTCCATATGTGGCACCGCAATCGGACCCGGTGCTAAATGACTTCAAGCGGGAAATCCTCTTCCACCGGCAAGCTCAGGCCGCAGTCGTCGAGGGAATTAAGCGATTGCACGAGTTGAACATCGTTACTAAACGGCCAGACGATTATTTTGCCGAAATGGCCAAAACCGACGAGCACATGCAACGCATTCGGAAAGTGTTACTTGCCAAACAGGAAGGTATCGCCAAATCGGAACGTGCCAGGCAGCTGCGAGAACAACGACGCATCGGCAAACTTATCCAGCGACAGGCCACCGAGAAACGGGACGAAGAACGACGAAAGATGTTGAACGATATCAAAAAGTTCCGCAAGGGTAAATTGTCTAATTTGGACTTTTTGGATGACGATGAAGAGGGCGGTGCCGGTGGCGCAGGTAGGAAAAAGAAGAATGCCGGTCGAGGATCGGCCAATAAGAAACAACCGAATGCCAAGCGAAAGGCCAAGAATGCCAAGTTTGGATTCGGTGGCAAGAAGAAGGGTACGAAGCGGAATAATAAAGAATCGTTCCTTAATGATGGACCGAAGAAAAAGGCTGGAATGAAGAAGGGTGGAGGAGGTGGTGGCGCTGGGGGAAAACGACTTGGCAAAAATCGACGGGCACAGATGAAATCTCGAGGAAAGTGA